From Cucumis melo cultivar AY chromosome 1, USDA_Cmelo_AY_1.0, whole genome shotgun sequence, a single genomic window includes:
- the LOC103495507 gene encoding probable L-type lectin-domain containing receptor kinase VII.2, which yields MSSSSFLFCAVTSILLSISTSVSATEFVFNTNFTSTNTLLFGNATIDSSVLILTRDSPFTIGRALYPFKIPIHFSNSSFSFASSFIFSVAPQPNLLPGHGFAFLFTPFTGINGTSSAQNLGLFNFTNNGSPNNHVFAVEFDSFQNLEFNDPNDNHVGVDLNSLESNASFAAGFWRGPDDGEFKELKINNGETYQVWIECLDSLVNITMAEVGMKRPRKPLISVFVDFPGLLLDEMYVGFTAATGQLVQSHKILSWSFSTSNLSIGDALLITDLPSFVPQKEGSIFNSRAFVLGITLGGVGLVIICCFIIYGVVIIKRRGRKKPKDDEIEDWELEYWPHRFAYEDVYEATGGFSEANVIGIGRNGKVYKGTLGRSKVAVKRISVEAESGMREFVAEISSLGRLKHRNLVKLIGWCKKEKGSLILMYDYMENGSLDKKLFGCNDENEMLSWEKRMKILRDVATGLLYLHQGWDSKVLHRDIKGNNVLLDKDMNARLGDFGLARMQPHEQTADTTCVMGTVGYMAPEVVRTGRVSAQADVFGFGVLVLEVVCGRRAIEEGKPWLIDWVKGLMERNEIGLAVDERLRVEEISGNKIDEMERMVCLGLLCAHNEAGARPTMQQVVNILCERNGNGSNDGLLNRLRSTRILSEIYQVNNFQQNHPTFEEIKTSSSSTSLIESDILKSGR from the coding sequence ATGTCTTCTTCGTCCTTTCTTTTCTGCGCCGTTACCTCGATTCTATTATCCATTTCCACCTCTGTTTCTGCTACAGAGTTTGTCTTCAACACCAATTTCACTTCCACCAATACTTTGCTCTTCGGCAACGCCACCATTGATTCTTCCGTTCTTATTCTCACTAGAGATTCCCCTTTCACCATCGGCCGTGCTCTTTACCCTTTCAAAATTCCCATCCATTTCTCCAATTCTTCATTTTCCTTTGcatcttctttcattttctctGTTGCCCCTCAACCAAATCTTCTCCCTGGTCATGGATTTGCTTTTCTCTTCACACCCTTTACTGGAATCAACGGAACTAGCTCAGCTCAGAATTTGGGGCTTTTCAATTTCACCAATAATGGCAGCCCCAATAACCATGTCTTCGCTGTTGAGTTCGATTCGTTTCAAAATTTGGAGTTCAATGACCCCAATGATAACCATGTGGGTGTGGATTTGAATTCTCTTGAATCTAATGCTTCCTTTGCAGCAGGGTTTTGGAGAGGACCTGATGATGGAGAATTCAAGGAATTGAAGATCAATAATGGAGAAACTTATCAGGTTTGGATTGAATGTCTTGATTCTTTAGTTAATATCACAATGGCTGAAGTGGGAATGAAAAGGCCTAGAAAACCATTGATATCTGTATTTGTTGATTTCCCTGGATTGCTTTTGGATGAGATGTATGTAGGATTTACAGCAGCCACTGGGCAATTAGTTCAAAGCCATAAGATATTATCTTGGAGTTTTAGTACCTCCAATTTGTCTATAGGTGATGCTTTGTTGATAACAGATTTACCGTCATTTGTTCCTCAAAAAGAGGGCTCCATTTTTAACTCAAGAGCTTTCGTATTGGGAATAACTTTGGGGGGTGTTGGACTTGTGATTATCTGTTGTTTTATAATCTATGGTGTTGTAATTATCAAAAGAAGGGGAAGAAAAAAACCAAAGGATGATGAAATTGAAGATTGGGAGTTAGAATATTGGCCACATAGGTTTGCTTATGAAGATGTTTATGAAGCAACTGGTGGATTCTCAGAAGCCAATGTAATTGGAATTGGGAGAAACGGGAAGGTCTATAAAGGGACATTAGGGAGATCAAAAGTTGCTGTGAAGAGAATCTCTGTTGAAGCTGAGAGTGGAATGAGGGAATTTGTAGCTGAGATTTCAAGTTTAGGAAGATTAAAGCATAGAAATCTAGTTAAGCTTATAGGATGGTGCAAAAAGGAGAAAGGCAGCTTGATCTTAATGTATGATTACATGGAAAATGGAAGTTTAGACAAGAAACTATTTGGGTGTAATGATGAGAACGAAATGCTGAGTTGggagaaaagaatgaaaattttAAGAGATGTAGCCACGGGGTTGCTATATCTACACCAAGGTTGGGATTCCAAGGTTCTGCATAGAGACATAAAAGGAAACAACGTGCTACTCGACAAGGACATGAATGCAAGGTTAGGAGATTTTGGGTTGGCTCGAATGCAACCCCATGAACAAACGGCAGACACAACTTGTGTAATGGGGACTGTCGGGTATATGGCTCCAGAGGTGGTTCGAACAGGGAGAGTATCGGCACAAGCAGATGTTTTCGGGTTCGGAGTGTTGGTTTTGGAGGTGGTTTGTGGGAGGAGAGCAATAGAAGAAGGGAAGCCATGGTTGATAGATTGGGTAAAAGGATTAATGGAGAGGAATGAGATTGGATTAGCAGTTGATGAGAGATTGAGAGTTGAGGAAATAAGTGGGAATAAGATTGATGAAATGGAGAGAATGGTTTGTTTGGGattattatgtgcacataatgaaGCTGGTGCAAGGCCAACAATGCAACAAGTTGTGAATATTTTGTGTGAGAGAAATGGAAATGGTTCAAATGATGGATTGTTAAATAGACTAAGATCAACAAGAATACTGTCTGAGATTTACCAAGTCAACAATTTTCAGCAAAATCATCCAACGTTTGAAGAAATCAAaacatcttcatcttcaacatCACTCATTGAATCTGATATTTTAAAGAGCGGTCGCTAG
- the LOC103495508 gene encoding uncharacterized protein LOC103495508, producing MADNKEEDPETAPPQQAIPKSYSLIMRVMSKRRTWVCLFVLVYALLLSSSWNFLVSILSWYKSQVEASSSSFGWPAIYASLLLGGVFGVISMVAALAVMIPATLVTWIAIVVLLYFFGKPRRLLVVEGRKITKEIFGVVIKILLKEGNLVAAVCAVLGYFALFRKTNES from the coding sequence atggCAGACAATAAGGAAGAAGACCCAGAAACAGCCCCACCACAACAAGCAATACCCAAATCTTATTCTTTGATTATGAGAGTTATGAGCAAAAGAAGAACATGGGTATGTTTATTTGTTCTAGTTTATGCTCTTCTTTTGTCATCTTCTTGGAATTTTCTTGTTTCTATATTGTCTTGGTATAAATCCCAAGTGgaagcttcttcttcttcatttggGTGGCCTGCAATTTATGCTTCTTTGCTTCTTGGAGGTGTTTTTGGGGTTATTTCAATGGTGGCTGCACTGGCTGTGATGATTCCTGCTACACTTGTAACTTGGATTGCCATTGTTGTGTTGCTTTATTTCTTTGGGAAGCCAAGGAGGTTGTTGGTGGTGGAAGGGAGGAAGATCACTAAAGAGATTTTTGGTGTCGTGATTAAGATTTTGTTGAAGGAAGGGAATTTGGTGGCTGCTGTTTGTGCTGTTTTGGGTTATTTTGCACTTTTTAGGAAGACTAATGAGAGTTAG
- the LOC103495510 gene encoding uncharacterized protein LOC103495510, which produces MVVPLGPGKFYGSSLPRPRYYTDVKLNDERVDPPTPVLDPLLSWANEAHWSMGGLSFNRLRLQGRIEGNVHKLRVEREKVAKKKLKAEKLDSAPKRSDPDAGADAHRQLKKARSVTPPPAPVATKRRRLMVLFEDEDDVGMDKEEIGVVKRRLVKKLGDDFDRVAAESKRNQLKGLKDRSSEINEVNESVMKIVEEINNENTKVKEINIEKKGKTVGKVESVSVSGTRTSPRLANKRA; this is translated from the coding sequence ATGGTGGTTCCTCTTGGCCCCGGCAAGTTCTACGGCAGCAGTCTTCCTCGTCCCCGCTACTACACCGACGTCAAGCTCAATGATGAACGTGTCGATCCACCGACTCCAGTTCTCGATCCACTCCTTTCGTGGGCTAACGAGGCTCATTGGTCAATGGGTGGTCTTAGCTTCAATCGCCTCAGGCTTCAAGGTCGGATCGAAGGCAATGTTCACAAACTTCGAGTCGAGCGCGAGAAGGTTGCCAAGAAGAAGCTTAAAGCCGAAAAACTTGACTCTGCGCCAAAGAGATCTGACCCAGATGCCGGAGCCGATGCCCATCGCCAATTGAAGAAGGCGAGATCTGTAACTCCACCACCGGCACCGGTTGCAACCAAGAGACGGCGATTGATGGTTCTGTTTGAAGATGAGGACGATGTAGGCATGGACAAGGAAGAAATTGGGGTTGTGAAGAGGAGATTGGTGAAGAAACTGGGAGATGATTTTGATCGGGTGGCTGCAGAGAGTAAGAGGAATCAATTGAAGGGTTTGAAGGACAGAAGCTCAGAGATCAATGAGGTTAATGAATCTGTAATGAAGATCGTCGAGGAGATTAACAATGAAAATACTAAAGTAAAAGAGATCAACATTGAAAAAAAGGGGAAAACTGTTGGAAAAGTCGAGTCTGTATCTGTTTCTGGGACAAGAACTTCTCCCAGATTGGCTAATAAGCGTGCTTAA